The sequence AAAGAAGGCGTCGATCCGAACCAGTTGACGATTCATGCCGATAATGGAGCCTCGATGGCTTCACACAGTGTCGCGGAGTTCCTTGCCACCCTCGGGGTGAGAAAGACCCACTCACGCCCCCATACCTCTAATGACAACCCCTACTCAGAAGCCCAGTTCAAAACCTTGAAGTACCGAGGAGACTTCCCTGAACGTTTTGAAACCATCGAAGAGGCGAGGACCTTCTTTGCAAAGTTCTTCAGCTGGTACCAGTACGAGCACCACCATTCAGGCATTGCACTCATGACCCCAGCTGATGTCCATGAGGGATACGCCGAAGCGATCACCGAACGAAGAGCCGAGGTTCTCAGAGGCGCCTATCAAAACCACCCCGAACGCTTTGTAAACAAGGTTCCAACCCCACCCACTCTCAACACCGAGGTCTGGATCAACCGACCAACTGAAGAGGAGATGAAAGAGAGTCCTTAGCCGGCCGGAAGTTAACGTTTTGGATATTAAACTGATGAGTACTTCGTACATATTCTGTAGAGACCTTCCGCCATAAGAAAATGCTAGCATTAGCTGATTACACAAGATGCTAGTCACTGCTATAGGATCAGATGTCTCACTTGTCTCTTCAACACGATCGACAGCGACAAGTAAGCCGAGGCTACCGTCTGGTCCATCGCATCGCTGGGCTCTGATTGCAAAGAGCACTATCTGCGCGCGGTCTAGTGCACCCAAGGGATCCCCCTATGGTCGCAGGAAGCCACTCTGGAAACGTCCTGTCGCTATAAAATACTCTGTTATCCTTGCTAGCCTCATAGGTAACCGAAATGGCTAAGTTCTTACCAATTCGAGAGAATGTTTACACCAGCTCCTCGGCAACTACTGGCTTTGCACCGCTGGCAGGTTACATTGACTAGACGTTGAGGGCTTCCTTAAGCCACAAGTAGCAGCGCAACGAAAGAGCGAGACGTAGATTTACAAACCAACCTTGGCAAGCGCCGAACCCTGTTCGAAGACTGTCATAGGGTCGACCACTCCTGAGAAGTACAGTGCACCAGGTTCGATACGCTCAATCGTGAGTTAGTCCTTGAGAATGCTCTCTCCGTTGTCAAGGACATTGGGGCCAATGCGGAACAGGGAAGCACCTGGAACGGTGTTGGGAACTGGAGCCATAACTACCTAGACATGTATGATTGGCACAACGACGATTCCGAAGTTACCGACGCCTATCCTGGACCGATAAGCTCTGGCAATACCTTCACCCTCTATTGGTCCAATTACGGGGATACTGATGCGGCTGAGACATGACAGGGCTGGAACTCGGACACCTGGGGCCATTTAACGCTACGGATAGGTGAGGACGATCGATGAACACGAAGCGACTTCTACAACCACAAATCTTGATCGCTATCCTTCTTTTGCTGCTTCTGGTGGGCGTCGTGATCTTTGCGAATAGGTCATCTGATGGACCCAACAGTGGCACAGAGTCGATTGAGGTATGGGGTATTGTTCTGAACCAGAAGGGGACGTGTGCACAAGTTCCGCCTGTATTTAGTAACTCCGGTACGCTCTGCACTCATGCTCTCGTTCTTGGAAGGAAAGGAGAGTGTGTCATCTTCACCTTAAACAATTTCTCCCCTCACTTCGCCGATCCAAAGGCCGCTAAAATGTCAGTCTGTAAAAGCCACGGGCTTCATGCGTTGTCTTAGTCGCATCCAATAGTACTGCTGCTGGGGAAGCTGCAATTCGATGCATGTTCGAAGGTGATTACGTTAGCCTCTTACGGATGAGCCTCTAAACGCTCATTTACACTGCTAACATAGAGGTATGCTGCTCAGATTCGAGGTTTCCAATCACCGGTCGATCCTGGAGCCCGTCGAGCTGTCCATGGTCGCCGTCGACGAGGGCAGACCCTCGGTCCGGGCATTCAACCTGCTTGCTGAGCGAGTGCTGGCAGTGGCCGGCGTCTATGGACCGAATGCTTCCGGCAAGTCGAACGTTATCGAGGCGCTCGCCTGGCTTTCGATGGCCGCAGCCCGATCGTTGCGAGCTTGGGATCAGTTCATCCCTCGCGACCCGTTCAAGTTCGGCGAGGGACCGCACTCGTCGTCGGTGTACGCAGTGGAGATGGTCATCGACGGCGTGCGGTACGCGTATCGGCTTGAGGTGGACGACACCGAGGTGCTGTTCGAGGGCTTGTACAGCTATCCGGAGCGTCGTAGACGTGTGCTCTTCGAGCGAGAAGGATCCGACATCCACTTCCGGCGGGGCCTCGGTGCGTTATCTGGAACGAGGGAGCTGCTGACCGGGACCACGCTGGCGCTCTCGGCGGCCATGCGCTTCGACGAGCCCGAGGTGCAGCACTTCGCACGCTCACTTGCTGGAATCAGGGTCCTCGGCTTACGCCGTCGGGCGCCGTCACGGCGGCCGTTCGGAACGGGCATGCCCGGGGTGTCTGAGACTGGGCGCCTGTTCGACGGCCAAGGCACCTCAATGCAGTCCTCCATCTTCGACGATACAGACTTCGTTCAGCCATCGCCGCGCGAGTCCGCCTTGGCTCTGCTCCGGTTCGCCGATCTCGGGATCGACGACGTGCAGATCGTGGACGACGACCTTAACCATGGCCAAGTCACGCCTCAGGCACGACGAGAGCCACGGAGGCAGCTGAGGCTCATCCATCGCGTCTCGGGACAGGAGCTGTCCTTTGATCTCGAGGAGGAGTCGGCGGGCACCCAGACCTGGTTCGCGCTCATCGGGCCGACGTTGGACGCTCTTCGAAATGGCCGAATCCTCCTCTTCGACGAGATCGATGCGAGCCTTCACCCCCGACTGTCGGCGCGCCTGCTCGAGCTGTTCCAGGATCCCGAAACGAACCCCCACGGCGCCCAACTCATCTTCACCACGCACGACACGAGCCTTCTCAACTACCTGAACCGAGACGAAGTCTGGCTGACCGAGAAGAACCAAAGCGGTGCCACCACCTTGACCGCGTTGGCGGAGTACGGCGGCGACAAGGTACGAAAGTCACTAAACCTGGAGCGAGCCTACCTCCAGGGAAGGTTCGGTGCAGTCCCCGAGCTCGACCAGTTCACGCTGCGCCGAGCGCTCGGTCTGGTCTCGAGCGATGTGTAATGACCGCGAACCGTCGGAGGGATCGAGAGCGGCCGCTCAAACGTCGGGTTGCGGTCCGCCAGCCACGAAAGACGATTCTGATCTTCTGCGAAGGGGAGCGAACCGAGCCGGAGTACCTTGACGCCTTGAAGCGTCAACCATGGGTGCGTGACTTTGCGGCGGTAGATCTTCGGGTAAAGACTGGGCACGGGGGAGGGTCTGTACCCTCGTCTCGCTGGCGGCTGATGCACGCCGGAAGGCTCTCGATGAAGAAGGTGAGATCGACGAGTTCTGGTGCGTGTTCGACGTCGAGTGGCCACAAAACCATCCCCACTTGCGAGATGCCATCGAGCAGGCGCGACAGGGTGGCATCGAGCTTGCGATCTCCAATCCGTGCTTCGAGCTCTGGCTCATCCTTCACTTCCAGGATCACGGTTCCTGGCTGAACAACAATACTGCACGCCGCCTCCGTCAGAAGCTCGACCGATCAGATAACAAGGGAATCGATGCGGCTATCTACATGCCACTCGTTCGTGATGCGGCAAGACGGGCCGAAGAGCTCGATGAACGGCACCGCCTTCCCCCGCGACAATCCATCCTCTGGAATGCATCGGCTCCTCGCGACCATCAAGCATCGTCGCGCCACGTGATCGGCTAGGTCAGTCGCCTCATTGATCGAGACCCGCCATCGATGCCACACTATCGGTGCGGGACAAGGATGAGCAGGGCAGCGCCATGGCGGCTGCATCATGGCATCCACCCCAGATTCAGGCTTTTCCAGATCTTCGGAAATTAGCGGCAATCACTGACCAGTATTAGATACACCAAGTACTGCTCAGGGGAACTGCACAAGAGATAATCGACCATTTCATGGGTTGAAGGTACAGGGACCTGTCGACGGTGAAGGAGAGGCGGGATCTTGTCAGAGCCGGTTGATCATCGAGAAGCAGATCTGCCTACGAGGCATGGACTCCGTGCGTCAGAGGAACAAGTGAATAACCCCGGGTTTCTTGGGACAAGAGAGACCAGTCATGGTTTCCAGCCGTCAAGAGCACACGGGCACAAACATGCGCAAAGTTCGCTACTCCAACGGCGAAGTGCTTGATCCGCTTTATGAGGCTGTTCATCGATTCACTAAGCCCATTGTCACGAATGCGCTATGCCGGGCCAAGATCTCATCATGCCAGGCATGCAGTGTTCTCTCGAGAAGATGCGCCTCTCCCCGTCGCCCCTCTTCGGCGAAGTCACAGATGAGAATGGAGTGGTGAACACTACGTGGTCCACCTCAACCGAGAGAGGGTCGAGCGGAGTGGAGATGAGACAAGCGTTCATATTCCAAAGGTTGCACGTGCGGGGAGCCACGTCATTACAAAGGTCGCAGGCTTTCCAGGAGCACACGTTTCGCTGACACCCTAGCCACCTTGGGGGCCTTGTTGGGTTTTCCTGCGAGTTCACAGGGTTCAAACATGCCCTTACCTGGTGGGCCCGGTGGGATTCGAACCCACGACAAAGGGATTATGAGTCCTCAGGAGATCTGTCACTTGGGTTAGGAGGTCCACACACGGAAGATCCAACCGGCCATAGAGGCTACGGTGGGTCACTATCGGAACAGACAAGGCTATCTGCTCGTGACGACGGACCTCATTCACCGTAGCTCCCAGAACTGGTGTCATACTCTTCTGGTGCGCAACCTAATGAGCAACCAGAATGAGGATGATGAGCACCAAAATTGCCGAACTCGATAAGCCGACCACCAAGGGCCAGATGGGCCGAGGTTCTGGTTCTGGCTCGGGTATCGGTTCTGGTTCTGGCTCGGGTATCGGTTCTGGCTCGGGTATCGGTTCTGGCAATCGTGGTAGTGGGCGCAGATCTGCGCCACATCTGATACAGATACGTCGCGCCAATACGTTAGGCTCCGAACACTGCGGACAGGCTATAGTTGCGATCGCCTCCCGACCTCCCGCTCCCGGAAGACGTCTCAATCCATACGCCTGCGTCATGTCATCGCCAGCAGATGAGCGCGACGCCTGTGTCCAGAACAATGGGTAGTCACAGCTGCGGCAGAAGGCCTCGGCATCTCGTGTCAACTCATCAAAAAAGCTCTCAGTACCACAGCTCGGGCAGGTAACAGAAACACTCATCTTCGCTCTCCGTCCTTCCCATAGCTAGAGTCCAGCACTTCCCGGGAGCAACTCGGGCCCCAACCATTACTCCGAGAGGATCCTGCTCCAGGTGGCCGCACTGCCATACACTCGGCGCCATACGTTCTCGCATCTAACTCCACTATCGACGTATGGACCATCGGACTCCTCCGCCCCAGGACTTGCGATAGACCTGAGGCATTCAATTGATCGCCACCGAGGCACCCACGATCGTCATCGCTCCGGAGCTCTGGACCTGCACAGTTGAACCCTTCAAAGTGGTAGCAGCGTCTGCCTGCAACGACAGCGCACTGCTCGCATCCACCGAGATGGTAGCCGCCTTGAGCTCGAGGGAGGTTTGAGCCTGGATCGATATAGATTGAGCCTTCATAGTGATTGCACCGCTAGCGGCGACACTGATGGTCGAGTTGCCAGCGATGACGTCGACCGGTGTGTTGCTCGGGACCTGTAGGGTCAGTTTGTCCTTGCCGAGATGGATCAGATTTTGGCCACCACTCAAAGCGAGCTCGATCGCTTGGTTGGCAGAGCTCGTACCATCGAGAAACCTAAAGTAGTGACCAAGTCGTGACTGTAGCTGTCGACTCTGAACTTGGCCATTGTCGATGTCTGGAGTCGGTATTACTGACTTTGAACCATAGAGTCCACCGATTACGACCGGGAGTCTGGTGTCTCCTCCCTCGAAGGCGACCAAAACCTCGTCGTTGACTTCCGGGACAAAGACCGAACCTCGGTTGTTGCCTCCACCAATACCGGTCAGTCGCGCCCATGCACTCTCATCCTTCGAGGAGAGGCCAGGGAAGCGAACCTTCACACGGCCCTGTTTGTTCGGATCGTTGATATTGGTAACCAGTCCTACGATCAACCCCGGATGTGAGACTACCGACCCATGATTTTCAGATCCACGCCCTCCTAGACCCATCGCCGGCGACCGGCGACGATCTCCACACCGAAAGCGAAGTAACGACCCTCGATGGGGACGGTAGCTAAAGTCAATGCTCGTAACTGGATACTTGCCGTTCAGGGGACCAGCGCCCCCCACCTCCACAATATCTGTCAGTGCAAGAGCGACGGTGCCGTCGGCTACTCCCCATGCCTCCACCGAAGAGGCAGCCTGGCGATCCAGCAGGACCTGACTCAGGGTTGCTGCCTCTTCCTGTGTGTTCGCACCTATTGATGAGGTGACGATCGAGGCATCGCCAAAAGCGGTGCCCGGGCTCTCCACCAGCTTCGCCAACGGAGATGTCGACA is a genomic window of Ferrimicrobium acidiphilum DSM 19497 containing:
- a CDS encoding AAA family ATPase codes for the protein MLLRFEVSNHRSILEPVELSMVAVDEGRPSVRAFNLLAERVLAVAGVYGPNASGKSNVIEALAWLSMAAARSLRAWDQFIPRDPFKFGEGPHSSSVYAVEMVIDGVRYAYRLEVDDTEVLFEGLYSYPERRRRVLFEREGSDIHFRRGLGALSGTRELLTGTTLALSAAMRFDEPEVQHFARSLAGIRVLGLRRRAPSRRPFGTGMPGVSETGRLFDGQGTSMQSSIFDDTDFVQPSPRESALALLRFADLGIDDVQIVDDDLNHGQVTPQARREPRRQLRLIHRVSGQELSFDLEEESAGTQTWFALIGPTLDALRNGRILLFDEIDASLHPRLSARLLELFQDPETNPHGAQLIFTTHDTSLLNYLNRDEVWLTEKNQSGATTLTALAEYGGDKVRKSLNLERAYLQGRFGAVPELDQFTLRRALGLVSSDV
- a CDS encoding RloB family protein; the encoded protein is MAADARRKALDEEGEIDEFWCVFDVEWPQNHPHLRDAIEQARQGGIELAISNPCFELWLILHFQDHGSWLNNNTARRLRQKLDRSDNKGIDAAIYMPLVRDAARRAEELDERHRLPPRQSILWNASAPRDHQASSRHVIG
- a CDS encoding phage baseplate assembly protein V, whose protein sequence is MSVTLSPTISLAGSALASSWQGALLEVHAELVLSRPARLVLRFADPGYSLLSKNTVALGMQVSLTVPGASSPLLTGEVTEVGCEQREGEQPELIVVAHDQSHRLARMSNVGTYLSMGVNDVVTSLAQAAGLTPSVSGSLPTIDYLMQVDTNLGLLDELAARTGCDWWVEGSDLHFAPPASVRTIQLTLGKTLRSFSARATGYHADKVVVDGWNRDEQEVVTGTASSASTAVLSTSPLAKLVESPGTAFGDASIVTSSIGANTQEEAATLSQVLLDRQAASSVEAWGVADGTVALALTDIVEVGGAGPLNGKYPVTSIDFSYRPHRGSLLRFRCGDRRRSPAMGLGGRGSENHGSVVSHPGLIVGLVTNINDPNKQGRVKVRFPGLSSKDESAWARLTGIGGGNNRGSVFVPEVNDEVLVAFEGGDTRLPVVIGGLYGSKSVIPTPDIDNGQVQSRQLQSRLGHYFRFLDGTSSANQAIELALSGGQNLIHLGKDKLTLQVPSNTPVDVIAGNSTISVAASGAITMKAQSISIQAQTSLELKAATISVDASSALSLQADAATTLKGSTVQVQSSGAMTIVGASVAIN